From the genome of Streptomyces xanthophaeus:
AGACACGGTCTTTCAGTCCAAGATCCATGCCGACACGCTACGCCGTCGCCGGCTCCTGCCGGGAGGCTTCGGCCCGGGCGGCCTCTTCCTCGCGCTCGCGCTTCTCCCGCCGTACGAGGACCACCCAGCCCACCGGAACCGCGCCGGCGAACAGCCACCACTGGACGGCGTACGCCATGTGGGGGCCGATCGAGTCGTGGTCGGGATCGGAGACGGTCTCCGGGCTGCCGTCCGCCGGGGCCGGAGCGGTGAGCTCCAGGTAGCCGCCGAGGACCGTCCGGCCCAGGTACTCCGCCTGCTGCTCGCTGTTGATCAGCATCACCTGGCGCTCCGGCAGGCCCTTGCGGTCCTTGATGCCGCTGCCGCTGCTGGTCTCGTCGGCCTTCAGCCGGCCGGTGACCGTGACCTCGCCCGTGGGTGCGGCCGGCACCGGCGGGTACGCGCGCGGGTCGTCGCCGCCCGGCACCCAGCCCCGGTTGACCAGGACCACCCGGCCGTCGGAGAGGACCAGCGGGGTCAGGACGTGGAAGCCGACCTTGTCGTCGTTGTCTGTGCGCATCCGGACGACGACCTCGTGCGCGGTGTCGTACGTGCCGGTCGCGGTGACCGAGCGCCAGAAGTCCGCGCGGGGGACCCGGTGCCCGGGGGAGGTGATCTCGGTCATGGGGACCGGCTTCGCCCGCAGGTTCGCCTCGATCAGCTGGTTCTGCGCGACCCGGTGCTCATGGCGGTGGTACTGCCAGAACCCCAGCTCGATCATCGCGGGGATGAGGGCGAGGGCCATCAGGGTGAGGAACACCCACTGCCGGGTCAGCACAAAGCGGTACACGCCCACGACGGTACCCGCAGCGCGAAGGACCCCGGCGGCCGGGTGGCCGTCCGGGGTCATGGCGTACGGAACGGGGTGTCGGGAGGGGGTGCCGGGGCGGAGTGCCGGCAGGGGGTGCCGGCAGGGGGTGCCGGGACGGGGTGTCGGGACGGGGTCGCGACGCGGGGAGTCAGACGCG
Proteins encoded in this window:
- a CDS encoding SURF1 family cytochrome oxidase biogenesis protein yields the protein MYRFVLTRQWVFLTLMALALIPAMIELGFWQYHRHEHRVAQNQLIEANLRAKPVPMTEITSPGHRVPRADFWRSVTATGTYDTAHEVVVRMRTDNDDKVGFHVLTPLVLSDGRVVLVNRGWVPGGDDPRAYPPVPAAPTGEVTVTGRLKADETSSGSGIKDRKGLPERQVMLINSEQQAEYLGRTVLGGYLELTAPAPADGSPETVSDPDHDSIGPHMAYAVQWWLFAGAVPVGWVVLVRREKREREEEAARAEASRQEPATA